A single Epinephelus fuscoguttatus linkage group LG13, E.fuscoguttatus.final_Chr_v1 DNA region contains:
- the ctc1 gene encoding CST complex subunit CTC1 isoform X4: MAVTHTLPVSYRLVSVSELCSRQHLACVSNLSWSTNQQRAWVKEAELSLPGHQALPRVNLLLIGCLREGRGGEWRLMDASGSVRCECLSPSPLWMNRPVFLPHWNYIPHNAPGQDLDQDGGGGYMELIGSPVLLSPGPEQGLAVGPGGGAGLSRAVGVREAAGLLHNRTRGQRVSVCGQVASVCPLLDVAGTTFFCFSLTDDVHTLPVLVKDSSRLWWTQCMCVGQSVCVTALRVCVLRGWRGNNVLCVTDHSEIHTNYTHTPADDTHTDSPTDTPPPLMMSYVNDDDCEEAEADRDVVQSAVRMKKSRVISYQGTVTEVVSEGAGLYVIDRKVGLCLAYQPTLRRKLRAGDSVELHHVHFLYRPCPDFPPSMLCTCLRSTLRVTTFSRVVGSSPDSSCPGDGVLPRLLLEKNMGVSEYLWTCHLSSQLTHSLVPSVLKQQCVCVLSWKMMEFVWRRGRGRGRGRRDIYSEMLDEPHTCPLTQYSVDPAVSQSISVSELTQSLQSECWSSLSLSSLLPSGGPSLTRSQLNTALSWSCRTLTSDPETGDALRRRPLLVVGVLELPSETSEHTLQLRDRTGAVACVVTETSQEEEGGQRAAFNTAWIGCLVCVHQFTMVIERFLQSDFPSHQHLDQDQYITHKHCRVYLQFSLDHVHILSPSVAMVTHLGQRRAESGGEVTDRKQGAGRRKRRREEEEESSSPSVSSTVTMTGGSSQPCVSMVIRVEQKDGVAWRNTGAGLKGDEAGLTQCFSVRAAVIGPVVSWGRDPKNAPMTDREVESERQEKVVLVLSGVSARWFPLLQPGCFYRLIAANTQDPTVLIGCGVSGRRGVELHSDPTLQVPSEWRFHTLIRPLRLHTCTQAVPSSVLSVSDVLDCSSELVCVQAQVCDRISLNDRTTDSAAAGVRLTVCDHSGRSLQVYLDLSHTPYPPGLLPGNTLLLSAFQRRVSRSGGVYCSSLPVSSVTVISLGDTSSATPPPAPMMHLGVWAESREQRSTVGRVKGHVVCFLFLQLQWSCSLCGSVYTQTCSCPQCPSTSSVFQSKANVYFTRVCVCVCVCVCVRLVMDDGTGEAHVWFSGALVRPLLGLADSQWEGLQRALRVRGHIRVYPRGRSLVCDSDDPLVHFLLCVCGSDVTCRQLSVTCRKHNTQRSEEVKRFSRGERDFMTRVTPPLQLTCLHLNTCL; this comes from the exons ATGGCCGTCACACACACCTTACCTGTCAGCTACAG ACTGGTGTCCGTCTCTGAGCTGTGCTCCCGGCAGCACCTGGCCTGTGTCAGTAACCTGTCCTGGAGCACCAATCAGCAGCGAGCATGGGTCAAGGAGGCGGAGCTTTCGCTGCCGGGTCACCAGGCTCTGCCACGAGTCAAcctgctgctgattggctgtctGAGAGAGGGGCGGGGCGGAGAGTGGAGGCTGATGGACGCCAGTGGCAGCGTCAGGTGTGAG tgcCTGTCTCCATCTCCTCTATGGATGAATCGTCCTGTCTTCCTCCCTCACTGGAACTACATCCCCCACAATGCCCCGGGGCAGGACCTGGACCAGGATGGGGGCGGAGGGTACATGGAGCTGATTGGTTCTCCCGTTCTGCTGTCTCCCGGTCCTGAGCAGGGATTGGCTGTTGGTCCTGGAGGAGGGGCGGGTCTTAGCAGAGCAGTCGGAGTCAGAGAGGCTGCTGGTTTACTGCACAACAG gacTCGTGGACAGCGTGTCTCAGTCTGTGGACAGGTGGCTTCAGTCTGTCCTCTGCTGGATGTAGCAGGAACAACCTTCTTCTGCTTCTCGCTGACGGACGACGTCCACACTCTTCCTGTCCTCGTCAAG gACAGCAGCAGGCTATGGTGGactcagtgtatgtgtgttggtcagagtgtgtgtgtgacggcactgcgtgtgtgtgtcctacGAGGCTGGAGAGGAAACAACGTCCTGTGTGTGACAGACCattctgaaatacacacaaactacacacacactcctgcagacgacacacacactgactcaccCACAGACACGCCCCCTccgctgatgatgtcatatgtCAACGATGACGACTGTGAAGAGGCAGAAGCTGACAGAGACGTCGTCcaatcagctgtcaggatgAAAAAGTCCAGAGTCATCAGTTACCAG GGTACTGTGACTGAGGTGGTGAGTGAGGGGGCGGGGCTGTATGTCATCGACAGGAAGGTGGGACTGTGCCTGGCCTATCAGCCGACTCTGAGGAGGAAACTGAGAGCAGGAGACTCTGTGGAG CTCCATCACGTCCACTTCCTGTACCGGCCCTGTCCTGATTTTCCTCCCAGCATGCTTTGCACCTGTCTGCGCTCCACCCTCAGGGTCACCACCTTCAGCAGGGTGGTGGGCTCATCGCCGGACTCCAGCTGCCCCGGTGATGGAGTGTTACCACGGTTACTGCTGGAGAAGAACATGGGCGTGTCTGAGTACCTGTGGACCTGTCACCTGAGCTCCCAGCTCACACACAG tcTGGTTCCCAGTGTGttgaagcagcagtgtgtgtgtgtgttgtcctgGAAGATGATGGAGTTTGTGTGGAgacgaggaagaggaagaggaagaggaaggcgGGACATCTACTCAGAGATGTTGGACGAGCCTCACACCTGTCCTCTAACACAG TACAGCGTGGACCCTGCAGTGTCTCAGTCCATCAGTGTATCAGAGCTCACTCAGTCCCTCCAGTCAGAGTGCTGGTCTTCTTTGTCTCTGAGCTCtctgctgccctctggtggaCCCAGTCTGACCAGGTCTCAGCTAAACACAGCACTGTCCTGGTCCTGTAggactctgacctctgaccctgagACTGGAGACGCACTCAG GCGGCGCCCCCTGCTGGTGGTCGGTGTGTTGGAGCTGCCATCAGAGACGTCTGaacacactctgcagctcagagaCAGGACGGGAGCTGTGGCCTGCGTCGTCACGGAAACCAgccaggaagaggagggaggtcagagggCGGCCTTCAACACCGCCTGGATag gttgTCTGGTGTGTGTACATCAGTTCACCATGGTAATAGAAAGATTCCTCCAATCAGATTTCCCCTCCCACCAACACCTGGACCAGGACCAgtacatcacacacaaacactgcag agtgtacCTGCAGTTCTCTCTGGACCACGTCCACATCCTGAGTCcgtctgttgccatggttacacaCCTGGGACAGAGGAGGGCGGAGTCAGGAGGTgaggtcacagacaggaaacagggagcagggaggaggaagagaagaagagaagaagaagaagaaagctcctccccctctgtctcctccacagtcaccatgACGGGCGGCAGCTCCCAGCCCTGCGTCTCCATGGTGATCCGGGTGGAGCAGAAGGACGGCGTGGCCTGGAGGAACACGGGGGCGGGGTTAAAGGGGGATGAGGCCGGCCTGACGCAGTGCTTCTCTGTCAgagcagctgtgattggtccGGTGGTCAGCTGGGGGCGGGACCCGAAGAATGCACcaatgacagacagagaggtggaGTCAGAGAGACAGGAGAAG gtggtcCTGGTGCTCTCAGGTGTGTCAGCTCGATGGTTTCCTCTCCTGCAGCCTGGATGTTTCTACAGGCTCATCGCCGCTAacacacag GATCCGACCGTTCTGATTGGCTGTGGTGTTTCTGGGCGGAGGGGGGTGGAGCTCCACTCTGACCCCACCCTGCAGGTCCCATCTGAATGGAGGTTCCACACTCTGATCCGCCCACTGCGGCTGCACACCTgcacacag GCTGTCCCGtcctctgtcctgtctgtctctgatgtGCTGGACTGCAG ctcagAGCTGGTGTGTGTTCaggctcaggtgtgtgacaggaTCAGTCTGAACGACAGGACCActgactctgctgctgcaggtgtgAGACTCACAGTGTGTGACCACAGTGGGAGGAGCCTCCAGGTGTACCTGGACCTGAGCCACACCCCCTACCCACCTGGCCTGTTGCCTGgcaacacactgctgctgtctgctttcCAGAGGAGAGTGtccag gtcAGGAGGAGTGTACTGCAGTTCTCTTCCTGTCAGTTCAGTAACTGTTATCTCACTTGGAGATACGAG cTCCGCCACGCCTCCTCCTGCTCCCATGATGCACCTGGGTGTGTGGGCAGAGAGCAGGGAGCAGAGGAGCACTGTGGGTCGGGTCAAAGGTCACGTGGTGTGTTTCCTGTTCCTGCAGCTGCAGTGGAGCTGCTCGCTGTGTGGGAGCGTCTACACACAG aCTTGTTCCTGTCCTCAGTGTCCTTCAACATCGTCCGTCTTTCAGTCCAAAGCAAA tgtgtactttactcgtgtgtgtgtgtgtgtgtgtgtgtgtgtgtgtgtcaggctgGTGATGGACGACGGGACAGGTGAGGCCCACGTCTGGTTCTCCGGCGCTCTGGTTCGTCCTCTGCTGGGATTGGCTGATTCTCAGTGGGAGGGGCTTCAGCGAGCGctcagggtcagaggtcacatcaGAGTGTACCCTCGGGGGCGGAGCCTG gTGTGTGACTCTGATGACCCTCTGGTCCACttcctgttgtgtgtgtgcggcaGTGATGTCACGTGTCGTCAGCTCTCTGTCAcctgcaggaaacacaacacccaGAGATCAGAAG aggTGAAGAGGTTCAGTCGAGGAGAACGAGACTTCATGACCAGAGTGACTCCGCCCCTACAGCTCACCTGTCTGCACCTCAACACCTGTCTGTGA